From the genome of Mesorhizobium japonicum MAFF 303099, one region includes:
- a CDS encoding NIPSNAP family protein, whose translation MIYELRIYDCLPGRLPALLKRFSDQTLAIWERLGIRQAGFFTTVIGENSNRLTYFLAWESMAEREAKWAAFVTDPAWHRAVDESQRDGQIIANISSQLLTPTAFSSVK comes from the coding sequence ATGATCTACGAACTGCGTATCTATGACTGCCTGCCGGGCAGGCTGCCGGCTTTGCTCAAGCGCTTTTCAGACCAAACGCTGGCCATTTGGGAGAGGCTTGGCATCCGCCAAGCCGGGTTTTTCACCACGGTGATCGGCGAAAACAGCAATCGCCTCACCTATTTCCTCGCCTGGGAATCGATGGCCGAGCGTGAGGCGAAATGGGCGGCTTTCGTCACCGATCCGGCATGGCACAGGGCCGTGGACGAGTCTCAGCGCGACGGGCAGATCATCGCCAATATCAGCAGCCAGCTGCTCACGCCGACAGCTTTCTCGTCCGTGAAATAG
- a CDS encoding ABC transporter substrate-binding protein has product MTRITLGGAVLRGTVSTALIASLMSAPALGAAPVDLSKWSPEYVRSIAGTQEFDTAADCAKVTPLDYKGRLTFWYQGVFEGDPDLLRQYYKDFFETFRKTYPNIQLEEQALTYNDLLDKFRTALLGNAAPMAVRLQILGGTEFASKGYLQPLKPEDVGYSTDDFWPGAMKAVTWDGVTYGIPTNNETMAFIWNADIFKRAGLDPDKAPATWDDVVKYSKQIHDKLGIAGYGLVARKNAGNTPYRFMPQLWAYGGGVFDEATANPTYKEIELDSPQSKAALQASYDMYVRDKSVPVSALTNQQADNQPLFLAGQLGMMISHPSDYNVMLDLQKKATGTDKDKAQTVIDNMRYGLIPTGPDGKRAVVFGGSNIHILKPEYVEGGKVDEPAAKAIICMWTSPEWSLKMAYAGSNPGNLNGFKTKWMKERLDNIKFLDVTTSMLPYGIPFPALPQSPEIMNIIIPDMLQNALTGAMTVDQAADDAAKKVKDLMGGL; this is encoded by the coding sequence ATGACGAGGATCACACTCGGCGGTGCCGTCCTGCGCGGCACTGTCTCCACTGCATTGATCGCATCGTTGATGTCCGCACCGGCTCTGGGCGCGGCGCCGGTCGACTTGAGCAAGTGGTCGCCTGAATATGTGCGCTCCATTGCGGGCACGCAGGAATTTGATACCGCGGCCGATTGCGCCAAGGTCACCCCGCTCGACTACAAGGGGCGACTGACCTTCTGGTATCAGGGCGTGTTCGAGGGCGACCCCGATCTCTTGCGCCAGTACTACAAGGATTTCTTCGAGACCTTCCGCAAGACCTATCCGAACATCCAGCTCGAGGAACAGGCCCTCACCTACAACGACCTCCTGGACAAGTTCCGCACGGCGCTGCTTGGCAATGCGGCGCCGATGGCGGTCCGCCTGCAAATCCTGGGTGGCACCGAGTTCGCATCAAAGGGCTATCTGCAGCCGCTGAAGCCCGAGGATGTAGGGTATTCGACCGATGATTTCTGGCCCGGCGCCATGAAAGCCGTGACCTGGGACGGCGTGACCTACGGCATTCCAACCAACAATGAAACGATGGCGTTCATCTGGAATGCCGATATCTTCAAGCGCGCGGGTCTCGATCCGGACAAGGCTCCGGCAACCTGGGACGATGTCGTCAAATATTCCAAGCAGATCCACGACAAGCTCGGCATTGCCGGTTACGGCCTCGTGGCTCGCAAGAATGCCGGCAATACCCCGTATCGCTTCATGCCTCAATTGTGGGCCTATGGCGGCGGCGTCTTCGACGAAGCCACGGCGAACCCGACCTACAAGGAGATCGAGCTCGACAGCCCGCAGAGCAAGGCGGCGCTGCAAGCCTCTTACGACATGTATGTCCGCGACAAGTCGGTTCCGGTTTCGGCGCTCACCAACCAGCAGGCCGACAACCAGCCGCTGTTCCTCGCCGGCCAGCTCGGCATGATGATCTCGCACCCGTCCGACTATAATGTCATGCTCGACCTGCAGAAGAAGGCGACCGGCACCGACAAGGACAAGGCGCAGACCGTCATCGACAACATGCGCTACGGCCTGATCCCGACCGGCCCCGACGGCAAGCGCGCAGTCGTGTTCGGCGGCTCGAACATCCACATCCTGAAGCCCGAATATGTCGAGGGCGGCAAGGTGGATGAACCGGCCGCGAAGGCCATCATCTGCATGTGGACCAGCCCGGAATGGTCGCTGAAGATGGCCTATGCCGGCTCGAACCCGGGCAATCTCAACGGCTTCAAGACCAAGTGGATGAAGGAACGCCTGGACAACATCAAGTTCCTCGATGTCACGACCTCGATGCTGCCATACGGCATCCCGTTCCCGGCGCTGCCGCAATCTCCCGAGATCATGAACATCATCATCCCGGACATGCTGCAGAATGCCCTGACCGGAGCGATGACCGTCGATCAGGCTGCGGACGACGCGGCCAAGAAAGTGAAAGACCTGATGGGCGGACTCTAG
- a CDS encoding mandelate racemase/muconate lactonizing enzyme family protein: protein MKITDLRCAVIGKHPIVRIVTDEGLHGLGEVEFTKTYLKPFVLHFREALIGEDPTDVERVMLKIRQRGSFKPYGAAVSAIEHALWDIAGKAAGVPVYKLLGGKVRDKVRVYNGSIRRKRAGDRPEDYAADVKWMMEQPQNFFMVKQGISFHSNMKDSIEGFHYGVTQKKAGYHGAMDQGVISERGFNHMLDCVIAMKEVLGDKVSLALDCGPGWMLPDAIKFARAVEKYNLMWLEDMLTGDYVPWVNPQAYRELTTSTSTPIHTGEQIYLRHNFKELIETQAVRVIGPDPADIGGIAELKWVAEHAYMHSILMAPHGTANGLLGLGALINVCATLPANYVAFEYPSASDPWWEDLVIGLPAQIVRDSMVDLLEAPGLGLDIDAEAARKYLGEEDAGFFD, encoded by the coding sequence ATGAAGATCACCGACCTGCGTTGCGCCGTCATCGGCAAGCACCCGATTGTCCGCATCGTCACGGACGAAGGTCTCCATGGCCTTGGTGAGGTCGAGTTCACCAAGACCTATCTCAAGCCCTTTGTGCTGCATTTCCGCGAGGCGTTGATCGGCGAGGACCCGACCGACGTCGAGCGGGTGATGCTGAAGATCCGCCAGCGCGGCTCGTTCAAGCCCTATGGCGCCGCCGTCTCCGCCATCGAGCATGCCTTATGGGACATCGCCGGCAAGGCGGCGGGCGTGCCGGTCTACAAACTGCTTGGCGGCAAGGTGCGCGACAAGGTGCGGGTCTACAACGGCTCGATCCGCCGGAAACGCGCCGGCGACCGGCCGGAGGACTACGCCGCCGACGTCAAATGGATGATGGAGCAGCCGCAGAACTTCTTCATGGTCAAGCAGGGGATCTCGTTCCACTCCAACATGAAGGACAGCATCGAGGGCTTCCATTACGGCGTGACGCAGAAGAAGGCCGGCTATCACGGCGCCATGGATCAGGGCGTGATCAGCGAACGCGGTTTCAATCACATGCTCGACTGCGTGATCGCGATGAAGGAAGTACTGGGCGACAAGGTCAGCCTGGCGCTCGACTGCGGCCCGGGCTGGATGCTGCCCGATGCGATCAAGTTCGCCCGAGCGGTCGAGAAGTACAATCTGATGTGGCTCGAGGACATGCTGACCGGCGACTATGTGCCGTGGGTCAATCCGCAAGCCTATCGCGAGCTGACCACCTCCACCTCGACGCCGATCCACACCGGCGAGCAGATCTACCTCAGGCACAATTTCAAGGAACTGATCGAGACGCAGGCGGTGCGGGTCATCGGTCCGGACCCGGCCGATATCGGCGGCATTGCCGAGCTCAAATGGGTTGCCGAGCACGCCTATATGCACTCGATCCTGATGGCGCCGCACGGCACCGCGAATGGCCTGCTCGGCCTCGGCGCGCTGATCAATGTCTGCGCCACCTTGCCGGCAAATTACGTTGCGTTCGAATATCCCAGCGCCTCGGACCCGTGGTGGGAGGATCTGGTGATCGGCCTGCCGGCGCAGATCGTCAGGGACAGCATGGTGGACCTGCTCGAAGCGCCGGGCCTGGGGCTCGATATCGACGC
- a CDS encoding carbohydrate ABC transporter permease, whose amino-acid sequence MTIVTGKTEARRRLQPGKSGVLRKIWEHRADYAYVLPAIAVMLIVIAYPIYYTIELSFFNTPPGLQLRDKTFVGFNNYTAILTSAVFWKVTWNTLIWTVGSTGISFVLGFAAALALHRDFFGRGVLRAILIIPWVISAVAASYIWKWIYHSDFGIIGAVLVGLGLADRPPNFIDSVSTVLPSLIVVNIWREFPFAMIMMMAGLQTVPDQLLRAAKVDGANAWQRFWHVTFPHLRNVSTVTILLLAVANFNSFIIPWIMTGGGPSNASHIWITHIYELAFGRQRWGVASAYSVLLFLILMTFGYFYVRALSGNDRKDGSA is encoded by the coding sequence GTGACGATCGTGACCGGCAAGACCGAGGCTCGCCGAAGATTGCAACCCGGTAAATCTGGCGTGCTGCGCAAGATCTGGGAGCATCGCGCCGACTATGCGTACGTGCTCCCCGCGATCGCCGTGATGCTCATCGTCATTGCCTATCCGATCTACTACACGATCGAGCTGTCGTTCTTTAATACGCCGCCTGGCCTGCAGCTCCGCGACAAGACCTTCGTCGGCTTCAACAATTACACGGCCATCCTCACCAGTGCGGTGTTCTGGAAGGTCACCTGGAACACGCTGATCTGGACGGTGGGGTCCACCGGCATCTCCTTCGTCCTGGGGTTTGCCGCCGCGCTGGCACTCCACCGTGACTTTTTCGGCCGTGGCGTCCTGCGCGCCATCCTGATCATTCCCTGGGTCATCAGCGCGGTCGCCGCCTCCTATATCTGGAAGTGGATCTACCACTCGGACTTCGGCATCATCGGCGCGGTGCTGGTCGGCCTCGGACTGGCCGACCGGCCGCCGAATTTCATCGACAGCGTCTCGACGGTGCTGCCCTCGCTGATCGTCGTCAACATCTGGCGCGAATTTCCGTTTGCCATGATCATGATGATGGCCGGCCTGCAGACGGTTCCCGACCAGTTGCTGCGCGCCGCCAAAGTCGACGGGGCCAATGCGTGGCAGCGCTTCTGGCACGTCACCTTCCCGCATTTGAGAAACGTCTCGACTGTGACGATCCTGCTGCTGGCTGTCGCCAACTTCAACTCCTTCATCATACCCTGGATCATGACCGGCGGCGGTCCGTCGAACGCATCGCATATCTGGATCACCCACATCTATGAGCTCGCCTTCGGCCGGCAGCGCTGGGGGGTGGCGTCGGCCTACTCGGTGCTGCTGTTCCTCATCCTGATGACGTTCGGCTACTTCTATGTCCGCGCGCTAAGCGGCAACGACAGGAAGGATGGCAGCGCATGA
- a CDS encoding carbohydrate ABC transporter permease, protein MSTIAETAARGQARRRLRFDGWRWGGRIFLVFMLLYTALPMVWMLLTSIKSGFAAMQFPPQWWPDQPTLASYQKLLDPQNSVGQDFLRFFWNSLFVSTATTILSVIVAVPAAYAFSRFTFPGRNFLFFTVLLRNMFPAVIFLVPLFILMRAIGLVNTHGSLVLTYLTFGLPLAIWLLKGFYDNIPVQLEQAARIDGATRFQAFILIVMPLSTPGIIATAIYSFIGAWNEYIYAYTFLSKNEQLTLPVGIQRFFSENTTDFPGLMAASFIMSVPVVVLFLVLQRYFVRALTEGAVKH, encoded by the coding sequence ATGAGCACGATTGCCGAGACAGCCGCTCGAGGCCAGGCCCGTCGCCGCCTACGCTTCGACGGATGGCGGTGGGGCGGACGCATCTTCCTCGTGTTCATGCTGCTTTACACCGCGTTGCCGATGGTCTGGATGCTGCTCACCTCGATCAAGTCCGGCTTCGCCGCGATGCAGTTCCCGCCGCAATGGTGGCCTGACCAACCGACCCTTGCCAGCTACCAGAAGCTGCTCGATCCGCAGAACAGCGTCGGCCAGGACTTCCTCCGCTTCTTCTGGAATAGCCTTTTCGTCTCCACCGCCACGACGATCCTTTCGGTGATCGTGGCGGTTCCCGCGGCCTACGCGTTTTCGCGCTTCACCTTCCCGGGCCGGAACTTTCTGTTCTTCACCGTCCTGCTGCGCAACATGTTCCCGGCGGTGATCTTTCTCGTCCCGCTCTTCATCCTGATGCGCGCGATCGGGCTGGTGAACACGCATGGCTCGCTCGTTCTCACCTACCTCACCTTCGGCCTGCCGCTGGCGATCTGGCTGCTCAAGGGATTCTACGACAACATCCCGGTGCAGCTCGAGCAGGCGGCGCGTATTGATGGAGCAACGCGGTTCCAGGCCTTCATCCTGATCGTGATGCCGCTCTCGACGCCGGGAATCATCGCCACGGCGATCTATTCCTTCATCGGCGCGTGGAACGAGTACATCTACGCCTACACCTTCCTCTCCAAAAACGAGCAGCTGACGCTGCCGGTCGGCATCCAGCGCTTCTTCTCGGAAAACACGACAGACTTTCCGGGCCTGATGGCGGCCAGCTTCATCATGAGCGTGCCCGTCGTGGTGCTGTTCCTCGTCCTGCAACGATACTTCGTACGCGCCCTTACAGAAGGCGCGGTCAAGCATTAG
- a CDS encoding ABC transporter ATP-binding protein, which yields MAHVVLKDLVKTYGGFKAVNEVSLTVNDGEFVALVGPSGCGKTTTLNLIAGLIPITSGDIVIGDQLVNDLDPKDRDIAMVFQNYALYPQKSVYMNLAFPLQMRKLPKAEIDKKVREAARVLDMTQLLERKPRELSGGQQQRVALGRALVRDPAVFLMDEPLSNLDAKLRVQMRSEIKRFHQDLKATIVYVTHDQLEAVTMADRMAVMNGGYLQQYDSPAQVFAHPANMFVASFVGSPAMSLIPLEASTANGDTVLKSAEGWSLGLSQPNARKAQSATSRKIVLGARHSTIRLHKSAVPGAIPAKAYTVEPTGDVTFVQALLSGAIVNISVSPNIAVKPDEQIWLEFDQERMHLFDGETEMALEAA from the coding sequence ATGGCCCATGTGGTCCTCAAAGATCTCGTCAAGACCTATGGCGGCTTCAAAGCCGTCAACGAGGTCTCGCTGACGGTCAATGATGGTGAGTTCGTTGCGCTCGTCGGCCCCTCGGGCTGCGGCAAGACGACGACGCTCAACCTCATCGCCGGGCTGATCCCGATCACATCGGGCGACATCGTCATCGGCGACCAGCTGGTCAACGACCTCGACCCCAAGGACCGGGACATCGCAATGGTGTTCCAGAACTACGCGCTCTATCCGCAAAAGTCGGTCTATATGAACCTCGCCTTCCCGCTGCAGATGCGCAAGCTGCCCAAGGCCGAGATCGACAAGAAGGTCCGCGAAGCTGCGCGGGTGCTCGACATGACACAGTTGCTCGAGCGCAAGCCGCGCGAACTTTCGGGCGGGCAACAGCAGCGTGTGGCCTTGGGTCGCGCGCTTGTTCGAGATCCGGCGGTGTTCCTGATGGACGAACCGCTCTCCAATCTCGACGCCAAGCTGCGCGTGCAGATGCGCTCCGAAATCAAGCGGTTCCATCAGGACCTCAAGGCGACGATCGTCTATGTGACGCACGACCAGCTCGAGGCCGTGACCATGGCGGACAGGATGGCTGTGATGAACGGCGGCTATCTGCAGCAATATGATTCGCCGGCGCAGGTTTTCGCGCATCCCGCCAACATGTTCGTCGCCAGCTTCGTCGGCAGCCCGGCGATGAGCCTTATTCCGCTGGAGGCATCGACGGCAAACGGCGACACCGTCCTGAAGAGCGCGGAAGGCTGGAGCCTCGGGCTGTCGCAGCCCAACGCGCGCAAGGCGCAGAGCGCGACCAGCAGGAAGATCGTGCTCGGTGCGCGACACTCGACGATCAGACTCCACAAAAGCGCGGTCCCCGGCGCCATTCCGGCCAAGGCCTATACGGTGGAACCAACCGGAGACGTCACCTTCGTGCAGGCGCTGCTCTCCGGCGCCATCGTCAACATCAGCGTGTCCCCCAATATTGCCGTCAAGCCTGACGAGCAGATCTGGCTCGAGTTCGACCAGGAGCGGATGCACCTGTTCGACGGCGAAACCGAAATGGCTCTCGAGGCCGCCTGA
- a CDS encoding mandelate racemase/muconate lactonizing enzyme family protein, with protein sequence MTTKLKITAIKPYPVWVGTRNQMLVKVETDQGIFGWGESGLSGRERAVTGAVEHYREFLVGRDPLQIGRIWQEAYRSQYFEGGRVLQAAISAIDIALHDIKGKALGVPVYELLGGRQRDRIPTFASTGDEAEGDVAIERARELYQQGWQAIRFFPAGQSSKDIFEPRESIGVTARMLNKAREALGDDVVLGIDYHHRLSVAEAASFCNKLGRGVLDFLEEPIRDETPEAYESLRTMTDIPFAIGEEFASKWQFLPYIERGIHQFNRLDVCNVGGLTEAMKVAGWSEAHYVDLMPHNPLGPVCTAATVHLAAAVPNFAWLETRAPERKLGFDSSEFFPVQPQLDGPAYPVGDLPGLGVEVNEAAIQAQSFRFWEAPHLKRRDGSVTNW encoded by the coding sequence ATGACGACGAAGCTCAAGATCACCGCGATCAAGCCCTACCCGGTGTGGGTGGGAACGCGCAACCAGATGCTGGTGAAGGTCGAGACCGACCAGGGCATCTTCGGCTGGGGCGAGAGCGGCCTGAGCGGCCGCGAGAGAGCCGTGACCGGCGCGGTCGAGCACTATCGCGAATTCCTCGTCGGCCGCGATCCCCTGCAGATCGGCCGGATCTGGCAAGAGGCCTATCGCAGCCAGTATTTTGAAGGCGGGCGCGTTTTGCAGGCGGCGATTTCCGCCATCGACATCGCGCTTCACGACATTAAGGGCAAGGCGCTGGGCGTGCCGGTCTACGAACTGCTCGGCGGCAGACAGCGCGACCGCATCCCCACTTTCGCCTCGACCGGTGACGAGGCCGAGGGCGATGTCGCCATCGAACGGGCCCGCGAATTGTACCAACAAGGCTGGCAGGCGATCCGCTTCTTTCCCGCCGGGCAAAGCAGCAAGGATATCTTCGAGCCGCGCGAGTCGATCGGCGTGACCGCGCGGATGCTGAACAAGGCCCGCGAGGCGCTGGGCGACGACGTCGTCCTCGGCATCGACTATCATCATCGGCTGTCGGTGGCCGAGGCGGCGAGCTTCTGCAACAAGCTCGGCCGCGGCGTGCTCGATTTCCTCGAGGAGCCGATACGCGACGAAACCCCGGAAGCCTACGAATCCCTGCGCACGATGACCGACATCCCGTTCGCCATCGGCGAGGAATTTGCCAGCAAGTGGCAGTTCCTGCCCTATATCGAGCGCGGCATCCACCAATTCAACCGGCTCGATGTCTGCAATGTCGGCGGGCTCACCGAAGCGATGAAGGTCGCCGGCTGGAGCGAGGCGCACTATGTCGACCTGATGCCGCACAATCCGCTTGGCCCGGTATGCACGGCCGCGACCGTGCATCTTGCCGCCGCGGTCCCCAATTTCGCCTGGCTCGAGACCAGGGCGCCCGAAAGAAAGCTGGGCTTCGACAGTTCCGAGTTCTTCCCGGTGCAACCACAACTCGACGGCCCCGCCTATCCGGTCGGCGACCTGCCGGGGCTCGGCGTCGAGGTCAACGAGGCGGCGATCCAGGCGCAGAGTTTCCGCTTCTGGGAAGCGCCCCACCTCAAGCGCCGCGACGGTTCTGTCACCAACTGGTAG
- a CDS encoding GntR family transcriptional regulator, translating into MAETREFKAEPPEGIDPLGASSEGASLYELIREDIIEGRLAANERLVVTDLARRHGTSTNPVREALQLLRGEGFVIFLPNRGARVRPIDQDFVRDIYEIGVLIEPALTRWFVNMATVEDIAELERIQGLIEENNFADTFRHSELDTAFHTVMYQRHYNRHAAELWWKHREVLRAVSRRFNFTLARRAAIIREHRELIAHVKAGNADEAAELIARHVEGSGRHVLEHMRARNAARAG; encoded by the coding sequence TTGGCCGAGACGCGGGAATTTAAAGCAGAGCCACCCGAGGGGATCGATCCTCTCGGCGCCTCGAGCGAGGGCGCCTCGCTTTATGAACTGATCAGGGAGGACATCATCGAGGGCCGGCTCGCCGCCAATGAGCGGCTCGTGGTTACCGATCTGGCCCGGCGTCACGGCACCTCGACCAATCCCGTGCGCGAAGCTCTGCAGCTGTTGCGCGGCGAGGGTTTCGTCATCTTTCTCCCCAATCGCGGGGCGCGTGTGCGGCCCATAGATCAGGATTTTGTCCGCGATATCTACGAGATCGGTGTGCTCATCGAGCCGGCCCTGACGCGATGGTTCGTGAACATGGCTACCGTCGAGGACATTGCCGAACTCGAACGTATCCAGGGCCTGATCGAAGAGAACAATTTTGCCGACACGTTCAGGCACAGCGAGCTGGACACGGCTTTCCACACCGTGATGTACCAGCGGCACTACAACCGCCATGCCGCCGAGCTTTGGTGGAAGCATCGCGAAGTGCTGCGCGCCGTGAGCCGGCGTTTCAATTTCACGCTCGCCCGGCGTGCCGCCATCATTCGCGAGCACCGCGAGCTCATCGCACATGTGAAGGCGGGAAATGCCGACGAGGCAGCCGAACTCATCGCCCGCCATGTCGAGGGCTCCGGCCGGCATGTCCTCGAACACATGCGCGCCCGCAACGCCGCCCGGGCAGGGTAG
- a CDS encoding mandelate racemase/muconate lactonizing enzyme family protein, whose translation MPKTDGAGEALNRVNTNSKPSDLRITDMRVAEIVGAPFTSALLKIYTNQGIVGLGEVRDGASATYALMLKSRLLGENPCDIDRLFRRIKQFGGHGRQGGGVSAVEIALWDLAGKAYGVPVYQMLGGKFRDQVRVYCDTDAEKPSGTETGKRLKQRMDRGFTFLKMDLGLMQIAHVAGAVSAPAGALDGFHANPRGRGGTLGERKARNLAYDAQNVQHPFTGLHFTEKGIDLLEQYIHEVREVIGYEIPLAIDHVGHISLQDGIRLSRRIEKYVPAWLEDVIPWQYTEQYRQLQQATTVPICTGEDIYLKEGFEPLLKSGGLSVIHPDLLTSGGILETKKIGDMAQDHGVAMAIHMAESPIAAMAAAHVATATENFMALEYHSADVDWWDDIVTGLPKPLVKDGFITVPDRPGLGIDDVVDEVISQHLQPGVTGIWQSTEHWDNEYSWDRTWS comes from the coding sequence ATGCCAAAGACGGATGGAGCCGGCGAGGCTCTCAATCGGGTCAACACGAATTCCAAACCATCCGACCTTCGCATCACCGACATGCGGGTTGCCGAAATCGTCGGCGCACCATTCACCTCGGCGCTGCTCAAGATCTATACCAATCAGGGGATCGTCGGGCTCGGCGAGGTGCGTGACGGCGCCAGCGCCACCTACGCGCTGATGCTCAAAAGCCGGCTGCTTGGCGAGAACCCTTGCGACATCGATCGCCTGTTTCGCCGCATCAAGCAGTTCGGCGGGCACGGCCGGCAGGGCGGCGGCGTGTCGGCGGTCGAGATCGCCCTGTGGGATCTCGCCGGCAAGGCCTATGGCGTCCCCGTCTACCAGATGCTCGGCGGCAAGTTTCGCGATCAGGTGCGCGTCTATTGCGATACCGATGCCGAGAAGCCGAGCGGCACCGAAACCGGAAAGCGCCTCAAGCAGCGCATGGACCGCGGGTTCACCTTCCTCAAGATGGACCTGGGCTTGATGCAGATCGCCCATGTCGCGGGCGCCGTATCCGCGCCCGCCGGCGCGCTCGACGGGTTTCATGCCAATCCACGCGGCCGTGGCGGCACGCTCGGGGAGCGCAAGGCCCGCAATCTAGCCTATGATGCGCAGAACGTGCAGCACCCATTCACCGGCCTGCATTTCACCGAAAAGGGGATCGATCTGCTCGAGCAGTATATCCACGAGGTTCGCGAGGTGATCGGATACGAGATCCCGCTCGCCATCGACCATGTCGGCCACATCTCGCTGCAGGACGGCATACGCCTGTCGCGCCGTATCGAGAAATACGTTCCGGCCTGGCTGGAGGACGTCATCCCCTGGCAATATACCGAGCAGTACCGGCAATTGCAGCAAGCCACCACGGTGCCGATCTGCACCGGCGAGGACATCTACCTCAAGGAAGGCTTCGAGCCTCTGCTCAAGAGCGGCGGCCTCTCGGTCATCCACCCGGATCTGCTCACCAGCGGGGGCATCCTCGAAACCAAGAAGATCGGCGACATGGCGCAGGATCACGGCGTCGCCATGGCCATTCATATGGCCGAAAGCCCGATCGCCGCGATGGCCGCGGCACATGTCGCCACCGCGACCGAGAACTTCATGGCGCTCGAATACCACTCCGCCGATGTCGACTGGTGGGACGATATCGTCACCGGCCTCCCCAAGCCGCTCGTCAAGGACGGCTTCATTACCGTGCCCGACAGGCCGGGGCTGGGCATAGACGATGTGGTCGACGAGGTGATCAGCCAGCATCTGCAGCCCGGTGTCACGGGGATATGGCAATCCACCGAGCATTGGGACAATGAATATAGCTGGGACCGGACCTGGAGTTAG
- a CDS encoding mandelate racemase/muconate lactonizing enzyme family protein, with protein sequence MKITSIRPWLIKSDASYWGEYLFVEVTTDEGVSGWGEITTTTKLANRALCTILRQIGAAVTGEDPARIEHLWHKIFRSFTYMGSRGAAVECVSAIDIALWDIRGKVLGKPIYELLGGPVRDEIALYTHPNQAKFTSKEAVVREIRDIVESGHTGLKFDPFPHQGRGADGLSREQRDGYLDGSMTRKDEREAAELTALIRETAGPDVDILIDAHGRFDVPTAIRLCRSLEEAAQIDWFEEPCPPESLNALKQVRDKVSAPISWGERGHTKWDFVPVLENKLADYIMPDVTWTGGITELKKISALCEAYYIPVSPHDAAGPINVVAGAQVMMTVPNFYKLETSEWNLGKYDHLIDRPLDVSNGSLKLTSKPGLGVEMNRDYLQAHEIELG encoded by the coding sequence ATGAAAATCACGAGCATCCGGCCGTGGCTGATCAAATCCGATGCGTCTTATTGGGGAGAGTACCTGTTCGTCGAAGTGACGACCGACGAAGGCGTGAGTGGCTGGGGAGAGATCACCACCACGACGAAGCTGGCCAACCGGGCGCTCTGCACGATCCTGCGGCAGATCGGCGCCGCCGTGACCGGCGAGGATCCGGCGCGCATCGAGCACCTGTGGCACAAGATTTTCCGCAGCTTTACCTATATGGGCAGCCGCGGCGCCGCCGTCGAATGCGTGAGCGCCATCGACATAGCGCTCTGGGATATCCGGGGCAAAGTCCTCGGCAAGCCGATCTACGAGTTGCTGGGCGGACCGGTGCGCGATGAAATCGCGCTCTACACCCATCCCAACCAGGCCAAATTCACCAGCAAGGAGGCTGTGGTCCGCGAAATCCGCGACATCGTCGAGTCCGGGCATACGGGGCTCAAGTTCGATCCTTTCCCGCATCAGGGCCGCGGCGCCGATGGGCTGTCGCGCGAGCAGCGGGACGGCTATCTCGATGGCAGCATGACCCGCAAGGACGAGCGTGAGGCAGCCGAACTCACGGCGCTGATCCGCGAAACGGCGGGCCCCGACGTCGACATCCTGATCGATGCGCATGGCCGCTTCGACGTTCCCACCGCCATTCGTCTCTGTCGCAGCCTCGAGGAGGCCGCCCAGATCGACTGGTTCGAGGAGCCCTGTCCGCCCGAAAGCCTCAACGCGCTGAAGCAGGTGCGTGACAAGGTCAGTGCCCCGATCTCGTGGGGCGAGCGCGGCCATACGAAATGGGATTTCGTGCCGGTACTCGAGAACAAGCTCGCCGACTACATCATGCCTGATGTCACCTGGACCGGCGGCATTACGGAACTCAAGAAGATTTCCGCCCTGTGCGAGGCCTACTACATCCCGGTCTCGCCACATGATGCCGCAGGGCCGATCAACGTGGTCGCGGGGGCGCAGGTGATGATGACCGTTCCCAACTTCTACAAGCTCGAAACGTCGGAGTGGAACCTGGGCAAATACGATCATCTCATCGACAGACCGCTCGATGTTTCGAACGGCAGCCTCAAGCTGACGTCGAAGCCTGGTCTCGGTGTCGAGATGAACCGCGACTACCTGCAAGCCCATGAGATCGAGCTGGGCTAG